The sequence CATTGGTAGATGTGCAGCGTGGTCCGGCGGTTGATGCTCTGATCACAGGTGAAAAGGTAGAACTGCGGGTCGAAGGAAAGATGGTTTATGTCTTCGACCTCGACGGTAATTTGATCGGGCGCATTGAGCCGAAGTTGAGCCATCGTCTCGTCGAGCTGATGAACGGTGGCAATCGCTATCTAGCCGCGGTAGTGCAGTCCGATTCGCGCAATGTGCGGATTCTCATTCGTGAGGTGTATCAAGACCCCAGCCAGCGTGGGCGGGTCTCCTTCCCTGGCAAGTTGGGTGAAGGGGCTACGATCCTGTCGTCACTCCGCTTCGACGATTACGAAGACCTGCTTGAGGAAGAAGAATTGATCGAAGAGCCAGAAACCTTCGATGAGGATTTTGTCGGCGGTGATGAGGAAGAAGAGATTGGTCTCGATGAAATTGATCAAGATGTCGCCGACGACGACGATGGCCTTGAAGAATAGTCATAACACCTGATGAGTATTTAATAAAATACAGGTGCGAGGGTATCTCTCCCTCGCACCTATACGTTTTTTGATCATGGGTGCGATTCAGATACGACGACTCGATCATCGCTGTCGGTTTACCCTATTGCATAGTTTTTCATTCGCAATCTACATTCTCCATTCGCCCTGATATTTCTATTCACGTCCTGCAGCCTCGATGTACTCCAGACTCTGGTGGCGAAAATAGGTGTTGTATAGTTCAGCATAATGAGTACCGGCTGCTAACAATTGGTTGTGCGATCCTTGTTCGAGAATCGTCCCATGACGCAACACAATAATCCGATCTACCTCTTGTACAGTACTGAGCCGGTGGGCAATGATGATCGCCGTTCGCCCACGCATCGCCTCATCAAGTCCCTCTTGAATCAGCACTTCAGTGAGTGGATCGATGCTGGCCGTTGCCTCATCGAGAATGAGGATCGCTGGGTCTTGCAGCAACACCCGTGCCAGGGCCACAAGTTGGCGTTGCCCCATACTTAATCCGCTCCCACGTTCACCTACCGGAGTGTCGAGACCATGAGGAAGCGCTGCCAGCCAGTCGCCATGGCCAACGCGACGCGCAGCCGCTAATACAGCATCATCATCGGCATCAGGGCGTCCGTAGCGAATGTTTTCGCGTACTGTGCCATCGAACAAAAATGGGGTCTGAGTCACCATGCCGAGCTGACTCCGGTAAGCGTTCAGATCGAGGTGTCGTATGTCATACCCGTCAATCCGAATCTGCCCACCTTGAAATTCGTAGAACCGTGCAATCAGCTTAGCGATGCTGCTCTTGCCCGAGCCGGTGTGACCAACCAGGGCCACGCGCTCACCCGCTTTGATGTGAAGGTTGAACTGACGTAACACTGGTT comes from Chloroflexus sp. Y-396-1 and encodes:
- a CDS encoding tetratricopeptide repeat protein yields the protein MTLSKQDEKMRIRRRLQEKAIELAALNRWQEAAELNQQLLRVGEDVETYNRLGKALFELGKYAESHRAYQNALRLNAANPIARKNVARLEALLARGITEAPITRSTRQQVDMRMFITETGRTALTSLVDVQRGPAVDALITGEKVELRVEGKMVYVFDLDGNLIGRIEPKLSHRLVELMNGGNRYLAAVVQSDSRNVRILIREVYQDPSQRGRVSFPGKLGEGATILSSLRFDDYEDLLEEEELIEEPETFDEDFVGGDEEEEIGLDEIDQDVADDDDGLEE